From a single Okeanomitos corallinicola TIOX110 genomic region:
- a CDS encoding HDIG domain-containing metalloprotein, with protein MKTQRFLQSLTQRLRHWRRQYKVLCRKGKWLCVVNSPNSQILHRRLLRTIFKHLLLYLLPTTDDGGHQQVRKPRMSKIKSLPRNRGIYAVVGSWLHKKRSLVIFAVAVVSITGLMGHELYNQPQMKTGSIAPQTFMAPMTASIEDREQTEAKRKAAQEKSQPVLMINPQKTEQIQEDLRKLLEDGSEIRAIAGSFPFFDVSILSVSSQVYLRSCLEPEWEKIKVAVNEYRENNQLKLKSQTGDKKRLLRSFNRPFPVSKSTIPEVDNINSPQFDQALSELQAYSLNTPDKNFSLLIDQISQVRKGYKQATNKLFQMKKEGLSGIYLETVFLNLSDQDWVKAQMGINKSAERMLAQGIAPGLPNNILQDAASLQVQITVPTEAEPLATKVLLAVLAPNLQKDEEQTQKQAQIVADNVPSVMRSVKRGEVIVKKGDLITSWKFDVLEHYQLIRREVNWLRLTILGSLVSGGVGIFVWVDGRLGGHLRQRDRLLILLLTLSIISILVTGVPYTTWIATGLLLGSFYGATLGITVIILLSVIIPMTLEIGKISLVAGAAGGILSCYLSQRFKSREELALLGIIIALIQGGIYLILNVLIGAAFGSGWYIVWQDSLLFSLSGLVWSITALGLSPYLEKLFDLITPIRLAELANPNRPLLKRLATDTPGTFQHTLFVATLAEAAAKKLRCNVELVRAGTLYHDIGKMHDPLGFIENQMGGPNKHDTEIKDPWQSAEIIKKHVTEGLVMARKHSLPTAIQAFIPEHQGTMAIAYFYHQAQQLAKEDPHLIVNKADFCYAGPIPQSRETGIVMLADSCEAALRSLKDATPEQALNMLNNIIRAKWQDDQLVDSGLTREEMPKIAQIFVEVWQQFHHKRIAYPKG; from the coding sequence ATGAAAACGCAGCGATTTTTGCAGTCCTTGACCCAGCGACTAAGGCATTGGAGGCGACAATATAAAGTATTGTGCCGTAAAGGTAAATGGCTTTGTGTGGTAAACAGTCCTAACAGCCAAATTCTGCATAGGAGATTATTGAGGACAATTTTTAAACATCTACTTTTATATTTGTTACCTACTACTGATGATGGTGGACATCAACAGGTAAGAAAACCTCGAATGTCAAAAATAAAATCTTTACCTAGAAATCGTGGTATTTATGCAGTAGTTGGTAGTTGGTTGCATAAAAAACGTTCCTTGGTAATTTTTGCCGTAGCTGTGGTTTCCATAACGGGTTTGATGGGGCATGAATTATACAATCAGCCGCAGATGAAAACTGGGTCTATTGCCCCCCAGACATTTATGGCTCCCATGACTGCAAGTATCGAAGATAGAGAACAAACAGAAGCAAAACGCAAAGCGGCGCAGGAAAAATCTCAGCCTGTATTGATGATTAATCCTCAAAAAACTGAGCAGATTCAAGAAGATTTGCGAAAATTACTGGAAGATGGGTCAGAAATTCGGGCTATAGCTGGGTCATTTCCATTTTTTGATGTTTCTATTTTATCTGTTTCTAGCCAAGTATATCTTCGTTCTTGTTTAGAACCAGAATGGGAAAAAATTAAAGTTGCAGTGAATGAATATAGAGAAAATAATCAGTTAAAGTTGAAGTCTCAAACAGGGGATAAAAAGCGATTATTGAGATCCTTTAATCGTCCATTTCCTGTATCTAAGTCTACAATTCCCGAAGTAGATAATATTAATAGCCCGCAGTTTGATCAAGCATTATCAGAATTACAAGCTTATAGTTTAAATACTCCAGATAAAAATTTTTCCTTATTAATTGACCAAATATCGCAAGTCCGCAAAGGATATAAACAGGCGACAAATAAACTTTTTCAGATGAAGAAAGAGGGTCTATCAGGGATATATCTGGAAACTGTGTTTTTGAATTTGTCTGATCAAGACTGGGTGAAAGCACAGATGGGGATTAATAAAAGTGCAGAACGGATGCTGGCTCAAGGTATAGCTCCAGGACTACCCAACAATATTTTACAGGATGCGGCTAGTTTGCAAGTGCAAATTACTGTACCAACTGAGGCTGAACCTTTAGCAACTAAGGTTTTATTGGCTGTACTTGCCCCAAATCTCCAGAAGGATGAAGAACAAACCCAGAAACAAGCCCAAATAGTTGCGGATAATGTTCCTTCTGTGATGCGGTCAGTAAAACGGGGGGAAGTAATAGTTAAAAAAGGGGATTTAATTACCAGTTGGAAGTTTGATGTATTAGAACATTATCAACTGATTCGCCGTGAGGTAAATTGGCTGCGGTTGACAATTTTAGGTAGTTTGGTCAGTGGGGGTGTGGGGATTTTTGTGTGGGTGGATGGGCGTTTGGGTGGTCATTTGCGACAACGCGATCGCCTGTTAATTTTACTACTAACTTTGAGTATTATTAGTATTTTAGTCACGGGTGTTCCTTATACTACTTGGATTGCGACTGGTTTGTTATTGGGTAGTTTTTATGGAGCGACTTTGGGAATAACTGTGATAATTTTGTTGTCAGTTATTATTCCTATGACTTTAGAAATTGGGAAAATTAGTTTGGTTGCTGGTGCTGCGGGGGGAATTTTAAGTTGTTATTTGTCTCAGAGGTTTAAATCCCGCGAAGAGTTGGCTTTGTTGGGGATTATTATTGCTTTAATTCAAGGTGGGATTTATTTAATTTTAAATGTTTTGATTGGTGCGGCGTTTGGTTCTGGTTGGTATATTGTTTGGCAGGATTCTTTATTGTTTAGTTTATCGGGTTTGGTTTGGAGTATTACGGCTTTGGGTTTGAGTCCTTATTTAGAAAAGCTATTTGATTTAATTACACCGATTCGTTTAGCAGAATTAGCTAATCCTAATCGTCCATTGTTAAAGCGACTGGCTACAGACACCCCTGGTACTTTTCAGCATACTTTATTTGTAGCAACTTTAGCGGAAGCGGCTGCTAAGAAGTTGCGTTGTAATGTGGAATTGGTAAGGGCTGGGACTTTGTATCATGATATTGGTAAGATGCACGATCCATTGGGTTTTATTGAAAATCAAATGGGTGGCCCCAATAAACATGATACGGAAATTAAAGATCCTTGGCAGAGTGCTGAGATTATTAAAAAGCACGTAACTGAGGGTTTGGTGATGGCGCGGAAACATAGTTTACCGACGGCGATACAGGCTTTTATTCCTGAACATCAGGGTACTATGGCGATCGCCTATTTTTATCATCAAGCTCAACAATTGGCTAAGGAAGATCCTCATCTTATTGTGAATAAGGCTGATTTTTGTTACGCTGGTCCGATTCCTCAATCTAGGGAAACTGGGATTGTGATGTTGGCTGATTCTTGTGAAGCGGCTTTGCGGAGTTTGAAGGATGCGACTCCTGAACAGGCTTTGAATATGTTAAATAATATTATCCGTGCAAAGTGGCAGGATGATCAGTTAGTAGATTCGGGTTTGACTAGGGAAGAAATGCCTAAGATTGCTCAGATTTTTGTGGAGGTTTGGCAGCAGTTTCATCACAAGCGTATTGCTTATCCTAAAGGGTAA
- a CDS encoding ADP-ribosylglycohydrolase family protein, translating to MRYSLVNRVRGTFLGSLLGERLATQDFCDLEEIAVLGSKSLIRLGRLDIDDWLHFYQEVSVNSETGDIAKLKIVLATLPLVVFFHENTHKLKHNLLEVLQIWDTEPVVKDVALVLGYAIAKSLTETLNPVKLISQIVSFLGETTTAIPQKLLKVKILIEEGAGLEQAQTEFSAPELSNNLALALYCFLSSLEDFRLTVIRSQQNLGKPDSGYFHSQITGVLAGALSGAYNGTAGIPVNWQMVLSGADSPVWGQNISAQILKLANDIVAVWSGGYNITPHTHGLTKEECQVNWELTPMPITAAPSVIRPR from the coding sequence ATGCGTTATTCTCTCGTAAATCGAGTTAGAGGTACTTTCCTGGGATCATTACTGGGAGAAAGGTTAGCTACTCAGGATTTTTGTGATTTAGAAGAAATTGCGGTTCTGGGTAGCAAAAGTCTAATTAGGTTGGGGAGATTAGACATAGATGATTGGCTGCATTTTTACCAGGAAGTATCTGTTAATTCAGAAACGGGGGATATTGCCAAACTAAAAATAGTGTTAGCTACCTTACCATTGGTGGTTTTTTTTCACGAAAATACTCATAAACTAAAACACAATTTGTTAGAAGTATTGCAAATTTGGGATACTGAGCCAGTTGTTAAAGATGTAGCTTTGGTCTTAGGATATGCGATCGCTAAATCTTTGACAGAAACACTAAACCCTGTCAAGCTCATTTCCCAAATTGTTTCTTTTTTAGGAGAAACGACAACTGCCATACCACAGAAGTTATTAAAAGTCAAAATTTTAATAGAAGAAGGAGCGGGATTAGAACAGGCACAAACAGAATTTTCTGCACCGGAGTTGAGTAATAATCTAGCTTTGGCCTTGTATTGTTTTTTGAGTAGCTTAGAAGATTTTCGATTGACAGTGATACGATCTCAGCAGAATCTTGGTAAACCAGACTCTGGCTATTTCCATTCACAAATTACTGGGGTATTAGCTGGGGCATTATCCGGGGCATATAATGGAACAGCCGGGATTCCCGTTAATTGGCAAATGGTATTGTCTGGGGCTGATTCACCTGTATGGGGACAAAACATTTCGGCTCAAATCTTAAAATTAGCTAATGATATTGTGGCAGTCTGGTCAGGTGGGTATAATATCACTCCACATACTCATGGATTGACAAAAGAAGAATGTCAAGTAAATTGGGAATTAACCCCTATGCCAATCACTGCTGCACCTAGTGTAATTCGGCCACGGTAA
- the aroQ gene encoding type II 3-dehydroquinate dehydratase: MLPLSLLVLHGPNLNLLGQREPGIYGSLTLEDINRLLMAEALRLEVKVATLQSNHEGVLLDAIHGSLGQHQGIVINAGAYTHTSVALRDAIAAVNLPTVEVHLSNIYRREDFRHHSYIAPAVVGQISGFGVQSYLLGLQALVHHLKKDQV, translated from the coding sequence TTGTTACCTCTAAGTTTGCTTGTACTGCATGGACCAAACCTCAATTTACTAGGACAGCGAGAGCCGGGTATTTACGGTTCTCTGACCTTAGAGGATATTAACCGCCTGTTAATGGCGGAAGCTCTCCGATTGGAGGTGAAAGTTGCCACTTTGCAGTCAAATCATGAAGGAGTTTTATTAGATGCGATCCATGGGTCGTTAGGTCAACACCAAGGAATAGTCATTAATGCAGGAGCATATACCCATACCAGTGTGGCTCTCAGGGATGCGATCGCGGCTGTGAATTTACCTACTGTAGAAGTTCATTTGAGCAATATTTACCGCCGAGAAGATTTTCGTCATCACTCTTATATAGCTCCAGCCGTGGTTGGACAAATCAGTGGCTTTGGTGTGCAAAGTTATTTGTTAGGTTTACAAGCATTAGTACATCATCTCAAAAAGGATCAAGTTTAA
- the topA gene encoding type I DNA topoisomerase, giving the protein MSTIVIVESPTKARTIRNYLPKDYRVEASMGHVRDLPQSASEIPAAVKGEKWAQLGVNIEADFEPVYVVPKDKKKIVSQLKEALKNADELILATDEDREGESISWHLYQLLKPKVPTKRMVFHEITQEAIKKALANCRTIDEKLVRAQETRRILDRLVGYTLSPLLWKKIAWGLSAGRVQSVAVRLLVSKERQRRAFHEGSYWDLKASLLQGKSPFSSQLVTLGGTKVATGSDFDAATGEITAGRNVVLLNEEQALALKERITGKTWTVADIEERSVTRKPSPPFTTSTLQQESNRKLRLSARDTMRVAQSLYEQGYITYMRTDSVHLSDQAITAARSCVEQKYGKEYLSPQPRQYTTKSKGAQEAHEAIRPAGSSFRTPQETGLSGREFSVYDLIWKRTVACQMADSRQTQIAVQLQVEDAGFRSSGKRIDFPGYLRAYVEGSDDPEAALEDQEVILPALKVGDHPSCKELEAVGHETQPPARYSEASLVKTLESEGIGRPSTYASIIGTIIDKGYAQLVNNALIPTFTAFAVTDLLEKHFPDIVDPSFTSKMEQTLDEIATGEAKWLPYLQKFYLGEQGLETLVREQESKIDATKARTIELENLDAKVRIGKYGPFIEVENGEGVVTASIPKDLTPADLDPKQVEFLLRQKTAGPDQVGRHPETGEPIYVKIGTYGPYVQLGDKTDENPKPKQASLPKGITPENVTLEMAVGLLSLPRHLGEHPHTGAKIKASLGRFGPYVVHDQGKDGKDYRSLKATDDVLTISLARALELLAEPKKGRGSSKSKAALRELGNHPEDEAPVNIYDGPYGLYIKHNKTNVGLPEGQTVETITLSMALELLAAKASTKSTRKTTKSKTDKTKSTTTKSSSTRGKKKEEAN; this is encoded by the coding sequence ATGTCAACTATCGTCATTGTCGAATCTCCGACCAAAGCTCGTACCATTCGCAACTACCTACCAAAAGACTATCGGGTAGAAGCATCCATGGGTCATGTCCGTGACCTACCCCAGTCAGCTAGTGAAATTCCCGCTGCTGTCAAAGGGGAAAAATGGGCGCAGCTGGGGGTAAATATAGAAGCCGACTTTGAACCGGTGTATGTTGTCCCCAAAGACAAAAAGAAAATTGTTAGCCAACTCAAGGAAGCTCTAAAAAATGCGGATGAATTAATCTTAGCGACTGATGAAGACAGGGAAGGTGAAAGTATTAGCTGGCACTTGTACCAGTTATTGAAACCCAAAGTACCAACTAAGCGGATGGTGTTTCATGAAATTACCCAGGAAGCGATTAAAAAAGCTCTGGCAAACTGTCGCACCATTGATGAGAAACTGGTACGCGCCCAAGAAACCCGACGCATTTTAGACCGACTGGTAGGATATACCCTATCGCCGCTGTTGTGGAAAAAAATCGCCTGGGGACTGTCCGCGGGACGTGTCCAGTCTGTAGCCGTGAGGCTGTTGGTATCTAAAGAACGTCAACGTCGGGCTTTCCATGAAGGTAGTTATTGGGATTTAAAAGCCAGTTTATTACAGGGGAAAAGCCCTTTTAGCTCTCAGTTAGTGACGCTAGGAGGGACGAAAGTTGCCACAGGTAGTGATTTCGATGCCGCCACGGGAGAAATAACTGCTGGACGTAATGTGGTGTTATTAAATGAGGAGCAAGCTTTAGCACTCAAGGAACGGATCACAGGTAAAACCTGGACTGTTGCCGATATAGAAGAGCGTTCAGTCACTCGCAAACCTTCTCCCCCGTTTACTACTTCTACATTGCAGCAGGAGTCTAACCGTAAACTGAGACTATCAGCACGGGATACAATGCGAGTTGCCCAAAGTCTGTACGAGCAAGGTTATATTACCTATATGCGGACAGATTCTGTACATTTGTCAGATCAAGCAATCACCGCTGCTCGCAGTTGTGTAGAGCAAAAGTACGGTAAAGAATATCTCAGTCCTCAGCCCCGACAGTACACTACTAAATCTAAAGGCGCGCAAGAGGCACACGAAGCGATTCGTCCTGCTGGTAGCAGTTTCCGCACTCCCCAAGAAACGGGTTTAAGTGGGCGGGAATTTTCTGTCTATGATTTGATTTGGAAGCGAACAGTTGCCTGTCAAATGGCTGACTCTCGCCAAACCCAAATTGCTGTCCAGTTGCAGGTGGAAGATGCAGGTTTTCGTTCCTCTGGTAAGCGGATAGATTTTCCTGGATATCTCCGCGCTTATGTGGAAGGTTCGGATGATCCCGAAGCAGCATTAGAAGACCAAGAGGTAATCTTACCAGCCTTAAAAGTTGGAGATCATCCCAGTTGTAAAGAATTAGAAGCGGTGGGACATGAAACCCAGCCACCAGCTAGATACTCAGAAGCTAGTTTGGTGAAAACCCTAGAAAGTGAAGGTATTGGTCGTCCTAGTACCTACGCCAGCATTATTGGCACGATCATTGACAAGGGTTATGCTCAGTTAGTGAATAATGCTTTAATTCCGACTTTTACAGCCTTTGCTGTTACCGACTTACTGGAAAAACATTTTCCCGATATCGTCGATCCTAGCTTTACGTCGAAAATGGAGCAAACCTTAGATGAAATTGCTACGGGTGAAGCAAAATGGCTACCTTATCTCCAGAAATTTTATTTGGGAGAACAGGGTTTAGAAACTTTAGTCAGGGAACAAGAAAGTAAAATTGATGCGACTAAAGCGAGAACTATAGAACTAGAAAATTTAGATGCTAAAGTCCGCATTGGTAAATATGGCCCTTTTATTGAAGTAGAAAATGGTGAAGGTGTGGTGACAGCTTCTATTCCTAAAGACCTGACACCGGCTGACCTTGACCCCAAACAGGTAGAATTTCTCCTCCGACAAAAAACTGCTGGACCAGATCAAGTAGGGCGGCATCCTGAAACCGGTGAACCCATTTATGTGAAGATAGGTACTTATGGCCCCTATGTCCAGTTGGGTGATAAAACCGATGAAAACCCCAAACCTAAGCAAGCTTCTCTTCCTAAAGGGATAACTCCAGAAAATGTGACTTTGGAGATGGCTGTGGGACTGTTATCTTTACCGCGACATTTGGGTGAACATCCACACACGGGAGCAAAAATTAAAGCTAGTTTGGGTAGATTTGGACCTTATGTGGTTCATGACCAAGGTAAGGATGGCAAAGATTACCGTTCTTTAAAAGCTACCGATGATGTATTGACAATTTCCTTAGCACGTGCTTTGGAATTGTTGGCAGAACCAAAAAAAGGTAGGGGTAGTAGTAAGTCGAAAGCAGCTTTACGGGAACTGGGTAATCATCCCGAAGATGAAGCTCCGGTGAATATTTACGATGGACCCTATGGACTTTATATTAAGCACAACAAAACTAATGTTGGTTTGCCTGAAGGACAAACCGTAGAAACCATAACTTTGTCTATGGCTTTAGAATTACTGGCAGCTAAAGCTTCTACTAAGTCCACACGCAAAACCACTAAATCAAAGACTGATAAAACTAAGTCCACGACTACGAAATCATCAAGTACTAGAGGGAAGAAAAAAGAAGAAGCAAATTAG
- a CDS encoding RNA-binding protein — MSIYVGNLSYQVTSEDLTQVFAEYGTVTRVQLPTDRETGRLRGFGFVEMESDTQEQAAIDALDGAEWMGRAMKVNKARPREDRGNRGSWGKSSSGYSQ, encoded by the coding sequence ATGTCAATTTACGTAGGTAACTTATCCTACCAGGTAACATCAGAAGACCTAACACAAGTATTTGCTGAATACGGTACTGTCACACGAGTTCAACTACCCACAGACAGGGAAACTGGTCGCTTACGGGGTTTTGGCTTTGTGGAAATGGAATCGGATACCCAAGAACAAGCGGCTATTGACGCTTTAGATGGTGCTGAATGGATGGGACGTGCCATGAAAGTAAATAAAGCTAGACCACGTGAGGATAGAGGCAATCGTGGTAGCTGGGGTAAAAGTAGTTCTGGCTACTCCCAGTAA
- a CDS encoding NAD(P)H-quinone oxidoreductase subunit N → MDFANIASQLNAGTILPEGIIIITLLGVLIVDLILGRTSSRWIGYVAIAGLLAAIAALCLQWDSTNPIGFTGGFNADDLSIVFRGIIALSAVMTILMSIRYVEQSGTALAEFIAILLTATLGGMFVSGASELVMIFISLETLSISSYLLTGYTKRDPRSNEAALKYLLIGASSTAVFLYGVSLLYGLSGGQTELTAIAQGIATANVGQSLGLVIALVFVIAGIGFKISAAPFHQWTPDVYEGAPTPVIAFLSVGSKAAGFALAIRLLTVVFPIVADEWRFVFTALAVLSMILGNVVALAQTSMKRMLAYSSIAQAGFVMIGLIAGTDAGYSSMIFYLLVYLFMNLCGFTCVILFSLRTGTDQITEYSGLYQKDPLLTLALSLSLLSLGGIPPLAGFFGKIYLFWAGWQAGLYWLVLLGLVTSVISIYYYIRVVKMMVVKEPQEMSDVVKNYPQVSWDLPGLRPLQVGLIVTLIATTISGILSNPLFTLANNSVANTPILQSAKVTSTQASLVIPEPAEKL, encoded by the coding sequence ATGGATTTTGCTAATATTGCATCTCAGCTAAATGCTGGAACGATTTTGCCAGAGGGAATTATCATTATCACCCTCTTGGGGGTTTTGATTGTTGATTTGATTTTGGGGCGGACATCTTCACGTTGGATTGGATATGTTGCGATCGCTGGTTTACTTGCTGCGATCGCCGCCCTCTGTTTGCAATGGGATTCAACTAATCCCATCGGCTTTACTGGTGGTTTTAACGCTGATGACCTCAGTATTGTCTTTCGCGGTATTATCGCTCTGTCTGCGGTGATGACAATTTTGATGTCTATTCGCTATGTAGAGCAAAGTGGTACTGCTTTGGCAGAATTCATTGCCATTTTACTTACAGCTACTTTGGGAGGAATGTTTGTCTCCGGTGCTAGTGAGTTGGTGATGATCTTCATCTCTCTAGAAACCTTGAGTATCTCCTCCTATTTGTTAACTGGTTATACCAAGCGTGATCCCCGTTCTAATGAAGCGGCTCTGAAATACCTACTAATTGGTGCTTCTAGTACAGCGGTGTTTTTGTACGGTGTCTCACTACTTTACGGTTTATCCGGTGGACAAACAGAATTAACTGCGATCGCTCAAGGTATTGCTACCGCTAATGTTGGTCAATCTCTAGGTTTAGTCATTGCCCTGGTTTTTGTCATTGCTGGGATCGGTTTCAAAATCTCCGCCGCACCCTTCCACCAATGGACACCAGACGTTTATGAAGGCGCTCCTACCCCAGTGATTGCCTTTTTATCCGTTGGTTCTAAAGCCGCAGGTTTTGCCCTGGCAATTCGCCTATTAACGGTAGTTTTCCCCATCGTCGCTGACGAATGGAGATTTGTTTTTACTGCCCTTGCAGTCTTGAGTATGATTTTGGGTAACGTTGTTGCCCTAGCTCAAACCAGCATGAAACGGATGTTAGCCTATTCATCCATTGCCCAAGCTGGCTTTGTGATGATTGGTTTAATTGCTGGTACAGATGCAGGTTACTCTAGCATGATATTCTACTTGCTAGTTTACCTATTTATGAACCTGTGCGGTTTTACCTGTGTAATTCTCTTTTCTCTACGCACAGGTACAGATCAAATCACTGAATACTCAGGTTTGTATCAAAAAGACCCACTACTCACACTAGCTTTAAGTCTCTCTCTTTTATCCTTGGGTGGTATTCCCCCACTAGCTGGGTTTTTTGGGAAGATTTACCTATTTTGGGCAGGTTGGCAAGCTGGCCTTTACTGGTTAGTATTGCTAGGTTTGGTAACTAGCGTTATTTCTATCTACTACTACATTCGTGTAGTGAAGATGATGGTAGTTAAAGAACCTCAAGAAATGTCTGATGTAGTGAAAAACTATCCCCAAGTAAGTTGGGATTTACCAGGTTTAAGACCTTTACAAGTTGGGTTGATAGTAACTTTGATTGCTACAACTATCTCTGGGATTTTGTCAAATCCATTATTTACTTTAGCTAACAATTCAGTAGCTAATACTCCTATCTTACAATCAGCAAAAGTGACAAGCACACAAGCTAGTTTAGTTATCCCTGAACCAGCAGAAAAATTGTAG
- a CDS encoding ATP-binding protein has protein sequence MTPEQFIEFARVLPEPLLLLNSQGKILAINQPVTDILGFTRQELLKKTILELVTEPPSKISTYLKACASSRTMVLGSLNLHHSNGNSLACRSQGAVVKPWSDESLALILLRLEERKNSNVNFILLNKKIEELGQEIQRRKQAEEALSKVNHELESRVEERTTALMETLNELQRTQAQLIQSEKMSSLGQIVAGVAHEINNPVNFINGNIPHLEQYIKTLLNFVEKYREYYPDTAPELQYLRKIMHIDFIVEDINKILTSMKFGTHRIQSIVKLLRNFSRLDEAESKKVDIHEGIDSTLMMLSHRLQGRHYQYPEIHVIKEYGELPKITCYPSKLNQVFMNIINNSIDAIEDLVISGHWLKSRLQKTGNVTEKIQPPTICITTKLIDNNWIEINIIDNGLGIEPELQNQIFNPFFTTKPVGKGTGLGLAISYQVIVEEHDGYLTCQSIPQKETKFTIKIPVDNR, from the coding sequence ATGACTCCTGAACAATTTATTGAATTTGCCAGAGTTTTGCCAGAACCTTTACTTTTACTAAATAGTCAGGGAAAAATACTGGCAATTAATCAACCAGTAACAGATATACTGGGATTTACCCGTCAAGAACTGCTAAAAAAAACCATTTTAGAATTGGTAACAGAGCCACCTAGTAAAATTTCAACTTATCTCAAAGCCTGTGCTTCCAGTCGGACAATGGTTTTAGGTTCATTAAATTTACATCATAGCAATGGTAATTCATTAGCTTGTCGTTCTCAAGGGGCAGTAGTTAAACCTTGGTCAGATGAATCTTTAGCTCTAATTTTGCTGCGACTAGAAGAGAGAAAAAACTCCAATGTTAACTTTATTTTACTCAACAAAAAAATAGAAGAATTAGGACAAGAAATTCAAAGACGAAAACAAGCCGAAGAAGCACTATCGAAAGTTAATCATGAACTAGAAAGCAGAGTTGAGGAAAGGACGACCGCTTTAATGGAAACATTAAATGAGTTGCAACGTACCCAAGCTCAATTAATTCAATCTGAGAAAATGTCTAGTTTAGGTCAAATAGTTGCTGGTGTTGCTCACGAAATTAATAACCCTGTTAATTTTATTAATGGTAATATTCCACATCTTGAACAATATATTAAAACTTTACTGAATTTTGTAGAAAAATATCGTGAATATTATCCTGATACTGCTCCAGAATTACAATATTTAAGAAAAATTATGCATATAGATTTCATAGTAGAAGATATCAATAAAATTCTCACTTCTATGAAATTCGGTACACACCGTATTCAGTCAATTGTCAAATTGTTACGTAACTTTTCTAGACTTGATGAAGCTGAAAGCAAAAAAGTTGATATCCATGAAGGTATTGATAGCACTTTAATGATGTTGTCACACCGCTTGCAAGGTAGACATTATCAATATCCAGAAATTCATGTGATTAAAGAATATGGTGAATTACCAAAGATAACTTGTTATCCTTCTAAACTTAATCAGGTATTTATGAATATAATTAATAATTCTATTGATGCTATAGAGGATTTAGTAATTAGTGGTCATTGGTTAAAATCAAGATTACAAAAGACTGGAAATGTAACTGAGAAAATCCAACCACCGACAATTTGTATTACCACTAAATTAATTGATAATAATTGGATAGAGATAAATATTATAGATAATGGTTTGGGAATTGAGCCAGAATTACAAAATCAGATATTTAATCCTTTTTTTACTACGAAACCTGTGGGTAAAGGTACAGGACTGGGTTTAGCAATTAGTTATCAAGTGATAGTAGAAGAACATGATGGTTATTTGACTTGTCAGTCTATACCCCAGAAAGAGACTAAATTTACTATCAAAATTCCAGTTGATAATAGGTAA
- a CDS encoding methanogen output domain 1-containing protein, producing MNQKITQSLDKIEIPLERDVFLRTLIRELSGTLQDIVGLEEASGFISVVGQSMGRQINQDYKSALEVKKLSREQVKEVLVDLKKRIQGSFYVIEESQDKIVFGNHHCPFAEKVIDRPAMCMMTSNVFGTIAADNLGYAKVELQETIARGADGCKIVVYLKTTSESEETTGREYFQGL from the coding sequence ATGAACCAAAAAATCACACAATCATTAGATAAGATTGAGATTCCCTTAGAACGGGATGTATTTCTACGTACCCTAATCAGAGAACTATCAGGTACACTCCAAGACATTGTAGGGTTGGAAGAAGCTTCTGGTTTTATCAGCGTAGTTGGTCAAAGCATGGGCAGACAGATAAATCAAGATTATAAATCAGCCTTAGAAGTAAAAAAACTGAGCCGTGAACAAGTAAAAGAGGTTTTAGTAGACTTAAAAAAAAGAATTCAGGGTAGTTTTTATGTGATCGAAGAAAGTCAAGACAAAATTGTCTTTGGCAATCATCATTGCCCATTTGCAGAAAAAGTCATAGACCGTCCAGCTATGTGTATGATGACTTCAAACGTATTCGGGACTATTGCAGCGGATAATTTAGGATACGCTAAAGTAGAGTTACAAGAGACTATAGCCAGAGGTGCAGATGGGTGTAAAATTGTAGTATATCTAAAAACCACTTCCGAATCAGAAGAAACAACAGGTAGGGAATATTTCCAAGGTTTATAA